In Labrus bergylta chromosome 1, fLabBer1.1, whole genome shotgun sequence, one genomic interval encodes:
- the tmc5 gene encoding transmembrane channel-like protein 5 yields MTSYSSGGFFNHAYHDSETLEVDRRSSSKTQHANPYARQDPTWQGERVDTFASSPGRPTSDGGEGSIPWGGWQEESWRGRESIPMGLISTRPGSPARPYDLNHSSFQIPTDTPYNRSSAIRLPSTTSGNMTMRMRGSTLRRMSMFPNADPANLAFTEDAIRNEMENEEQNLVKELVALSTHEQIQALRDRPMSFEEKKHIWSRVLAFKSAKQSRQLTCFAECSDRVSLTFRRCGYSINSARQTLELWQGIMKEIGGKFGTSVLSYFVFLKWLLMFNIFSFLVNFCFITIPMLVYDPSPNTPLNVSFRGLELLTGAGYFHYTTMYYGAYTNKTLVGLLEYNMQLAYFFTIAVYMVLCGLVLIFSMASSFKRNYVLADPVSNSAWQLLCSWDFSITNERAVRLRKNNLRVQLKESLSEKAQKKLLTVSERLKHFGVHLGSWLLSTGLAVGCGTSIYYLCLYEEKWATYTANLSLPEEAETLLVPFVVSLMNLVVPLFYSLFNKFEHYSSQRIQIYALVVRNVFLKMSILAVLCYYWMNVVAKKFLCWESMVGQALYRLVIFDFLFLMLGSFFGEFLSNVIGTRLVPRLGLPEFDVARNVLELIYAQTLAWIGIYFSPLLPVIQIIKFFILFNLKKVSLTQNCQPPRRSSRAAQMQTIFIGLLFFPCFVGALSIVAYTAWSLPPSEECGPFRGLNNTFSVVGLWIKDLEGIYGDQWGIVWIYQNVIRSEIFYFLVTVIILVIINIFWQITKGRKQLIGQLRQQIVNEGKDKSFLLDKLQNLQKCQPNKKSKQKNQRKHTNRHSDDHSSGGHSNSNAMVQTLLTRQRLGEGKDGHSRDGVPVPSDISSSSSLVQVMLARQRAEATERDEYYSRTGFSENHIDTPSAVTQAMQARHQAEEYGADEVDDLPSSVSSVMMQVMQARQRAEEEERFQWASAPQETAAPAGSSALIQAMLARQQAQNEYDDGY; encoded by the exons ATGACAAGTTACAGCAGCGGAGGATTCTTCAACCATGCCTACCATGACAGCGAGACTCTGGAAGTCGATAGAAG GTCTTCCAGCAAAACCCAACACGCCAACCCCTATGCAAGGCAGGACCCGACCTGGCAGGGTGAGAGGGTAGACACATTTGCttcatcgcctggacggcccaCTAGTGATGGGGGAGAAGGGAGCATACCCTgggggggctggcaggaggagagctggagggggagagagagcatcCCCATGGGCCTCATCTCAACACGCCCTGGGAGTCCTGCACGGCCGTATGACCTCA atcACAGTTCGTTCCAAATCCCCACCGACACTCCGTATAATCGATCATCTGCTATACGGCTTCCTTCCACAACGTCAG GCAACATGACTATGAGAATGAGGGGATCAACATTAAGAAGGATGAGCATGTTTCCCAATGCCGATCCTGCCAATTTAGCTTTCACAGAAGATGCCATCAGGAATGAGATGGAAAATG aggaACAGAACCTGGTGAAGGAACTTGTCGCCCTGTCAACACACGAGCAAATTCAGGCCTTACGGGACCGTCCAATGAGCTtcgaagagaaaaaacacatctg GAGCCGAGTACTGGCATTCAAATCTGCAAAACAATCCCGCCAGCTCACATGTTTTGCAGAGTGCTCTGACAGAGTGTCATTG ACTTTCCGTAGGTGTGGCTACAGTATAAATTCGGCCAGGCAGACCCTTGAGCTCTGGCAAGGGATTATGAAAGAGATTGGCGGCAAGTTTGGCACCAGTGTCCTCTCCTATTTCGTGTTCCTCAAGTGGCTGCTCATGTTCAACATTTTCTCCTTCCTTGTCAACTTTTGCTTTATCACCATCCCGATGCTTGTTTACGACCCCTCACCCAACACACCCCTGAATGTGAGCTTCAGAGGACTGGAGCTACTGACTGGAGCT GGCTACTTTCATTACACAACCATGTATTACGGAGCCTACACCAATAAAACCCTGGTGGGTTTGCTGGAATACAACATGCAGTTGGCATATTTCTTCACTATAGCCGTCTACATGGTGCTGTGTGGACTAGTACTTATCTTTAG CATGGCCAGCTCATTCAAGAGAAACTATGTACTGGCAGACCCAGTTTCAAACAGTGCATGGCAGCTTCTGTGCAGCTGGGATTTTAGTATAACCAATGAGCGAGCTGTGAGACTGCGCAAGAACAACCTGCGTGTCCAACTAAAG GAGTCTTTGTCAGAGAAGGCCCAGAAGAAACTGCTAACCGTCTCTGAAAGGCTGAAGCACTTTGGGGTTCATCTGGGTTCCTGGCTCCTCTCCACTGGTTTAGCTGTTGGCTGTGGAACTAGCATCTATTATCTCTGCCTCTATGAAGAGAAG TGGGCTACATATACTGCTAACCTGTCTCTGCCTGAGGAGGCAGAGACTCTCCTGGTTCcctttgttgtttctctgaTGAACCTGGTCGTGCCGCTCTTCTACtcccttttcaacaagtttgagCACTACTCAAGCCAGCGAATACAGATCTACGCTCTGGTAGTCAG AAATGTGTTCCTTAAGATGTCCATTCTGGCTGTTTTGTGTTACTACTGGATGAATGTGGTGGCTAAAAAGTTTTTG TGTTGGGAGTCCATGGTGGGACAGGCTCTGTACCGTCTGGTCATTTTTGATTTCCTTTTCCTGATGTTGGGATCCTTCTTTGGAGAGTTTCTAAGCAA TGTGATTGGGACGAGATTAGTACCACGTCTTGGGCTACCAGAGTTTGACGTAGCTAGGAACGTCCTTGAACTAATCTACGCACAAACTCTGGCTTG GATTGGTATCTACTTCTCTCCCCTGCTGCCAGTCATCCAGATTATTAAATTTTTCATCCTGTTTAACTTAAAGAAG GTCAGCCTGACACAGAACTGCCAGCCTCCGCGGCGGTcaagcagagcagctcagaTGCAAACCATCTTCATCGGCCTTCTCTTCTTCCCTTGTTTTGTGGGGGCCTTGTCCATCGTTGCATACACTGCCTGGAG TCTCCCTCCATCAGAGGAGTGTGGCCCTTTCAGAGGACTAAACAACACGTTCAGTGTCGTTGGACTTTGGATAAAAGATCTGGAGGGAATCTATGGTGATCAATGGGGGATCGTGTGGATCTACCAAAATGTCATTAGAAGtgaaatcttctactttttggTCACAGTTATTATCCT GGTCATCATAAACATCTTTTGGCAAATAACTAAAGGCCGGAAGCAGCTCATTGGTCAACTGAGACAACAGATAGTGAAT GAAGGGAAAGACAAGTCTTTCTTGTTAGATAAGCTTCAGAATCTTCAGAAATGTCAGCCGAATAAAAAGTCCAAACAGAAGAATCAAAGAAAG CACACCAATCGGCATTCAGATGACCACTCCTCTGGAGGTCATTCCAACTCAAACGCCATGGTTCAGACTTTACTCACCCGACAGCGGCTTGGAGAGGGGAAGGATGGTCACAGTCGTGACGGAGTGCCTGTTCCATCTGACATCTCATCGTCCAGCTCTCTGGTTCAAGTTATGTTGGCCCGTCAGAGAGCAGAGgccacagagagagatgaataCTACAGTAGAACGGGTTTCTCTGAGAACCACATCGATACACCCAGTGCTGTCACACAGGCTATGCAAGCCAGACATCAAGCAGAGGAATACGGAGCAGACGAGGTGGATGACCTGCCGTCTTCTGTGTCGAGTGTTATGATGCAAGTCATGCAGGCcaggcagagagcagaggaggaggaaaggttTCAGTGGGCCTCCGCTCCTCAAGaaactgcagctcctgcaggctCCAGTGCACTCATACAGGCCATGTTGGCCAGGCAGCAGGCCCAGAACGAGTATGATGATGGTTACTGA